The sequence agggtgttaggtaaatgggtttataagccgacactagcccatgtcaaCATATGCATATATAGTATAgtgaagtcagtgatatcatcataatttttttttaatttccatacaaaataaactttataaaatcagatttgtaataaaattcaaattattaaaatgatgatatcaattttctgacttcaccataccatttatatgcacatgttaacatgggctagtgtcggcttataaacccatttacctaacaccctgtataataatcaagcattttgtacgcctcAGTCGAGACGCATACATTTTGCGGTCGGtttataagatttgttactaaatcaTATATCattacaaatatatttttaaaatgaaatctaCTAAGCAcaaaacaacatgcatttttatcctatttcattcacgaagtattttgtttttcaaaataaaattaaaaattacaatcacaaaattaGATAGAAATTAttagtaggcagatgtaatgcaGGTGGgtagccctatcgcatgttgtcataccgtgacgtaccgcgcggctgttgacatttatttgaaaaatatggccgagttggaatactgtatagatagtattaccgtgcctgCGGCTTCATCTACGTGAATTTCAATCTGCCACAGATTTTTTCCCGGAAAAAACTATCCTTTTTTTCTCTGGCTCCCAAATTATCTCTATACCTTTCATCTAAATCAGTTCAGCACAATGGTTTAAGCGTGATAGACACAAACATCCATCTtaacaaactttcacattagATAAATACCTTCTGGCAGACATCGCAGGTGTGCACAAAGTTTTTAAGGTGTTCCCAGTTCACGTGGTCTTTTAACCGGGTTTTGTTGGCGAACCGTTTGCCGCAATCGCTGCAcatgtacctgaaaatgtataaaGATTGAATTAATTCATTTaaattctaaaaactaattataaAGCGCTGggtccaaaagataaggagacatgtaaagtgccccataagggcaaccttttctttttttattatttactatattttgacgtccataagtgccacttgtggtctaaactgaataaatatttttgattttgagtttAAAAAACTGAAATAACATCGTTCGTTCGATCGTTTTCAAGCCGGGTCCAATTCGGGAATTCTACGAGTGGACGGCACTACGAGCTTTACATGTAATGTTTCTATTACATTACACGATGCATTCCATTACGCGTTACACCCGTCTGCACACGGCTTTGGCCGAATGACGTccgaatgatgatgataactcaCTTGAAGTCGTTTTCGGAGACGTGTTTCTTGCTAATCTTCATGTGCTGCTTGTAAGTCGCTATGGAAGAGAAGGTACGATTGCACGGCTCGCAAACCAGCTCACCCTTGGCTCTGTAACAAAATATATCAAAATCAGTGACGCCTGGACGTGTATAAGTACGAATACAAACAGTTTATTTGTGAAACACAGATAAACAGTATGGTGTACAAGGAAAATATGTCATTGTGTTCAAGTCGTGGTCAGCCTTTTCTGCCAAATctaagtgccctgaaaaaggCCTACAACATACTAAAATAATTCGAATTCGGTGCGTATTGGGTTTAGTTGGCACTGCTGGCAAATGACAGGACCTATTAGCCAATGGCGTCATCTGGCAAACGCAAatacacataggactttcatataaacttccaaccctcatTTTATCCCCTTAGCCCCCTAATTGATTTCTAAAGATACATTATTAGTACACCTCCACAACATCTagagagcatacattttaaatttcaagtctcttacttaaAAAACAGGACTTTCATACAAACTTCTAAGCtagttacttaaaaaaaagctttatcaaaaatatatttgtcaatcaaacaaataattatgaagttatgacgcgttgaagttccgcgtgacgtcacaaagtgctaaactttatacattttatttatctttatctcCTTCCTGCGCGACTTTGAGCTCTCTCCCCCTGTAAATAAGGCCCAAATTCCCACGTACCTGACAGCGTGGCTGTGCATATGTCGCGAGAGGTTCCCCCGCCATTGGAAGGTCTTCCCGCACTGCGCGCAGGAAAACCTCGGCCGCGAACTGTTCACGGCGCCCTTGATTTTCTCTATATGGGCTTGCTGCTTCTCTGGGGGCGTAGAGTCGGTTGGGAGAGATTCTTTTAGTTTCCTGGAAGTTTGAAGACGAATAAAGTTTTTATACAGCTTATAAATACACTCATACATTattactaaagtccggtcgccgagtagaatttcgtccaatgaccccaagctacccatccttatcgctcgcgcgtaattatattgctttcgcactcgcacactcattgcggccgcccgtcgtcagcaatataattacgcgcgagcgataaggatggatagcttggggtcaggtcattggacgaaattctatctgctcggcgaccggactttagctgTGCCCTTCATACTCGTGAAAttagtttgaataataatatGCCCCGTTTTTGAAACATTCCCGTCTTCATAATCGACAAGATTTTATCATCGCGTGCAATCTAGCCCGGTTGATGATgacaatgatgatgaaattgaatgaaattgaaatgattgactgactcactcactcatcgcgaaatctcagaaactacaagtgctaggagtatCAAATTTTGcctgggggttccttttagaacgtaggtgctcactaaaacgggattttgcaaaattcaacccctaagggggtaaaacgggatccacgcgtgcgaagtcgcgggcggccgctagtttttcaTACAATGGAATACTTACCAAAGTTTCAGTTGTATTTGATGCTTCAAACTTGCTTTAACGTGCTTCTGAAGGTTGGAAGTGGTGGTAAATGATAGTCTGCCAATAAAAAAacgttattttaatattataggatagattttaatagatatagacgcaggccgctaccaaccgggcaacatggaaagcattgggggaggcctatgttcagcagtggacgtcttgtggctgagatgatgatgataatgaatatTATAGGTACAGACAAACTTTGgctaattaataaaagttacatgcGCGTTGAACATTTTAATGTAAAGCTGTTACATCAcctaactataaccataactacaacgataaccggtgtttttattgaatttgacagatttttgacgttagttAAAGTaaaagatggtgtaacccagacTTAAAGTCTGCAGTCTGCGGGGTGTGTAAATGAATCTACCCTACAAAAATACTTCGCAACTACCCTACAAATAAATTGTTTACCTGCAAGGCTCGCAGTAAGGCCGCCTCTTCTGCCCAGTTTCGATCCTGTGTGTCTCCACGTGCTTCCTAAGTGAAGTCTTCCATTTAAACGTCTTGTCACAGAACTCACAAGGAAAGGATTCTTGCTTTACACTGAAAtgagactttaatattaagtaaaacCATTTTAAtggggtatttttttaaaagtaaagtttttatgaggctagtttcttaaaaaaatcttttagttCGTCAATTACagtatcaaaaaatattggatacgtatatttttatttgtcaatcaaacaagtaattacgaagttgtagtgcgttgaagttcgaagacgtcacaaagtgctacacttttaagcactccATGATGTCGAGGGCCTTTTCTTCAATTTCCATTAGTttgaaaagtgaaaaatacaactCAAGACGTCAATGCAGACAGTGTATACAAACACAAATCTTTGCTAGTTTCGATGGCCTCAACTATCGTTTAGTGACCAATAATGCAAAATTCATACCTTTCGTTTGATTCCTGAGTCTCGTTAgcttcaatatttttgtttatcacTTCCGTATTTGGCTCTGGTTCtgaactgaaataaaaaataacattggATGTAATAATCAAGTTCAATATTCATtattactatagtctggtctgtgagcacatagaattttgtccaatgaccccaagctacccatccttatcgctcgcgcgtaattatattgctggggtcattggacaaaattctacgtgctcgacGACCGGGCTTTATAAAAGAGAAAGATttactgtcacggtgacaaaaaaaaagtaacacaGGCAAATACTGGTATTAATTAAAACCTTACCTATGACAGTGTGTGCTCTGATAATGTCTGGTAGCCGCCGCCACGCTCCTCAGTCTCTCTCCACAAACCAAGCACTCGTACCGACGTGTATGCTTGTTGGAGTGGTAGTTGGACGACACTTCTCTGGTGAAGGTGCACTCGCATATGTTGCATTTGAAGTTTGATTTGttctgaaatttaataaaaaagcgaaaggtcactgacacTGTCATTGACAgaccctatattgttgacattccaccagctcgcactaagcgtttcgatgactcttataatgcgaacggttagggactggaatttattgcctgctgctgtctttcacgaagactataatccgggccttttcaaggcgagagtgaataggcacttgcagggcagatatgtaccatcctagactgaatcccaattaacatcaggtgcggttgtggtcaaatacctgccttgttatgcataaaaaaaagactcatcacgaaatatcagaaactacaagtgctaggagtctcaaattttgtatggagtttccttttagaacgtaggttcTCACTAAGATGgggttttgcaaaattcaaccccaaaggaggtaaaacgggatccacgcgtacgatgtCCGGGCGGCTGGTAGTTTTAAATATGGTAACCCTCATGCTTGAGCTATTGAATCTAATATTGTGTagcataatttaattttctgcAACTCTTGTGAAGCCAGGATCTATACCTAGACTACCAATTCAACCAAACTAGTGAATGccaaatacactcaacatcaaataaaccgcaccttccgcgacgcgaactttaaagattttcttctgacacaatcatggtaccccaacaatattggtgttatttgaaagcccaataaatatccttaaagtaaaatacatttcatttctaaataaatgattaacatttacCATAAATGTGGCTtaaaaatagacctcactttgggctcacctctgggatcaattagaccaatttttatggttataaagatctcacgtgtcctctttaacagatggatagcgattaatcccaacttaacagttttatagtcataaaaaatggctatagcgtaactacctattttttgaagaagtgactctggatccctgacacatttttggggtaaaaacctttcctttaatgaaatgaagtttagaactaggctttcaaatggtaccaaccaatgttggtgggaagtggggatgcatacgtttgataagtgcttgtcgcgggaggtgcgatttatttgatgccgagtgtagttacAGAGATAGATTGCTACTCATAAATACCCTATTTTCAAATTGGGTTAGGGacttttaatacttttacatctGTTCAGTCAGACATCAGTCAGCATTTtttaccatagggatcacttaaaaattagggattgatggtaaaaacgggctaGACTCTAAGCTAGAATATTGAAGATTATACTTACTTTATCATGTTTTATGCTGATATGGTCATTTAAATCATCTGCGTTAGGGAAGGAAATAATGCATCTCTCACAGCGAAACATAGCGTTCACATATTCCTCTCTACTTGCCAACATTCGTCTCTCTTCTGCCAATTCTTCTGCGCtcaatttaatttcttttatcaATTCCACATTTTCGTCTTTTTTCCTACGTTTCTTCTTTTCTTTTCCTACCTTTTTCTTCTTGGTCTTTACCTTTGATGGTGTATCGTTTTCTACTAATGGTATATCGTTTTCTACTAATGGTATATCGTCTTCAATAATATCAGAATATGTAGATACGTtgtcttcttcttttattggAGTTTCATCTACTTCTTCATCTTCATCTTCGATTTTGACGTTTTCTTCGGTGTATTCTAATGCTGTATTCGTGTTGATTGAGATTTCTATCTCTTTCTGTACGGCTAGTCTAGGAGATATCTGTAATTCTGTTGTACTTAGATTCTGAAATATTAGGAattttgattaataaaaaattaatttgatagaAAAAGTATCAACATggtatttttttgtgtattatttaaccaaaagattgaatttttggatagtcATCTTCATTCTTATGTGTAAGGTGTAACATaatgttttatgtataaaaaatacctgtacattattatcataataaaaatccctactaatattataaatgctgtctgtctgtgtggctttcacacctaaaccactgaaccgatattgatgaaatttggcatagagatagtttgagtcgtgggaaaggacataggatagtttttatcccagtttgtTAAACAGGGActcgcgcgataaagtttttctctaacagacaaaatttaacacgggcgaagccgcaggcaaaagctagtaattaataaatcaaattaaataccaGTGCAACATAATCGTTAAGCAGTTTATAGCACTGCTTGATTTGGTTCTTGAACCGTGTAAACCGACTGAGCATGGCGGTGCACTCCCAACACAGCCTGAAGTCTTCTGCAGGTAACGGCATctgtagaaaaaaataatttagttactaAGAAAAGGACAACGATACAAagcaacttatatttttaaacaaaacaaaattatggCACCAAATTGGTCTCT is a genomic window of Ostrinia nubilalis chromosome 28, ilOstNubi1.1, whole genome shotgun sequence containing:
- the LOC135085398 gene encoding zinc finger protein 91-like, encoding MDKNTLCSGCLCAGRRMVAIEEFWERQTFIQIVNEIPMPLPAEDFRLCWECTAMLSRFTRFKNQIKQCYKLLNDYVALNLSTTELQISPRLAVQKEIEISINTNTALEYTEENVKIEDEDEEVDETPIKEEDNVSTYSDIIEDDIPLVENDIPLVENDTPSKVKTKKKKVGKEKKKRRKKDENVELIKEIKLSAEELAEERRMLASREEYVNAMFRCERCIISFPNADDLNDHISIKHDKNKSNFKCNICECTFTREVSSNYHSNKHTRRYECLVCGERLRSVAAATRHYQSTHCHSSEPEPNTEVINKNIEANETQESNESVKQESFPCEFCDKTFKWKTSLRKHVETHRIETGQKRRPYCEPCRLSFTTTSNLQKHVKASLKHQIQLKLWKLKESLPTDSTPPEKQQAHIEKIKGAVNSSRPRFSCAQCGKTFQWRGNLSRHMHSHAVRAKGELVCEPCNRTFSSIATYKQHMKISKKHVSENDFKYMCSDCGKRFANKTRLKDHVNWEHLKNFVHTCDVCQKVFKSHTALYIHKQVHNKDSTDHLCDHCGKHFANLARLRCHIVALHTSTAPYKCSVCCAKFSWHSCLSRHARRVHRRPPRDTTVAPT